The following coding sequences lie in one Pseudarthrobacter phenanthrenivorans Sphe3 genomic window:
- a CDS encoding RNA polymerase sigma factor: MTPSSTKKDPAAQDELSAEEKQAATNAKRAATRAANKASAGEAGADGKREPKKRGPKPGAKAAAEAAGKSAAGDADEVEEVEEDLDDIILEGPDAVEEDAEADPVKGAAGSGKGFVYSDADDDDAPVQQVMSAGATADPVKDYLKQIGKVALLNAEQEVDLALRIEAGLFAEEKINADDGSMDPKYKRELEFIIHDGKRAKNHLLEANLRLVVSLAKRYTGRGMLFLDLIQEGNLGLIRAVEKFDYTKGFKFSTYATWWIRQAITRAMADQARTIRIPVHMVEVINKLARVQRQMLQDLGREPTPEELALELDMTPEKVVEVQKYGREPISLHTPLGEDGDSEFGDLIEDSEAVVPADAVSFTLLQEQLHSVLDTLSEREAGVVAMRFGLTDGQPKTLDEIGKVYGVTRERIRQIESKTMSKLRHPSRSQVLRDYLD; the protein is encoded by the coding sequence GTGACCCCGTCTTCCACGAAGAAGGACCCCGCCGCCCAGGACGAACTGTCCGCAGAGGAGAAGCAGGCTGCGACCAACGCCAAGCGGGCGGCCACTCGGGCAGCCAACAAGGCTTCTGCCGGTGAAGCTGGAGCGGACGGCAAGCGCGAGCCCAAAAAGCGCGGCCCCAAGCCCGGCGCCAAGGCAGCTGCCGAGGCCGCGGGGAAGTCTGCGGCCGGTGACGCCGATGAAGTAGAGGAAGTTGAGGAAGACCTCGACGACATCATCCTTGAAGGACCGGATGCCGTGGAGGAGGACGCCGAAGCCGATCCCGTCAAGGGTGCTGCCGGCTCGGGCAAGGGCTTCGTCTACTCCGATGCCGATGACGACGACGCACCTGTCCAGCAGGTGATGTCCGCCGGTGCTACCGCCGACCCCGTCAAGGACTACCTGAAGCAGATCGGAAAGGTCGCGCTGCTCAACGCCGAGCAGGAAGTGGACCTCGCCCTCCGCATCGAAGCCGGCCTGTTTGCCGAAGAGAAGATCAACGCAGACGACGGCTCCATGGATCCGAAGTACAAGCGCGAGCTTGAATTCATCATCCACGACGGCAAGCGCGCCAAGAACCACCTCCTTGAGGCCAACCTCCGCTTGGTGGTGTCCCTCGCCAAGCGCTACACCGGCCGCGGCATGCTGTTCCTGGACCTCATCCAGGAAGGCAACCTGGGCCTGATCCGCGCGGTCGAGAAGTTCGATTACACCAAGGGCTTCAAGTTCTCTACCTACGCCACCTGGTGGATCCGCCAGGCGATCACCCGCGCCATGGCTGACCAGGCCCGCACCATCCGTATCCCGGTTCACATGGTGGAAGTCATCAACAAGCTGGCCCGCGTCCAGCGCCAGATGCTGCAGGACCTGGGCAGGGAACCCACGCCCGAGGAGCTGGCGCTCGAACTGGACATGACCCCTGAAAAGGTCGTCGAAGTCCAGAAGTACGGCCGCGAGCCCATTTCCCTCCACACGCCGCTGGGCGAGGACGGCGACTCCGAGTTCGGTGACCTGATTGAGGACTCCGAAGCTGTGGTTCCCGCGGACGCGGTCAGCTTCACGCTCCTGCAGGAGCAGCTGCACTCGGTCCTGGACACACTGTCCGAACGCGAAGCCGGCGTGGTTGCCATGCGCTTCGGCCTCACAGATGGCCAGCCGAAGACTTTAGACGAAATCGGCAAGGTCTACGGTGTGACGCGTGAGCGCATCCGGCAGATCGAATCGAAGACCATGTCCAAGCTCCGCCACCCCTCGCGGTCGCAGGTGCTCCGCGACTACTTGGACTAA
- a CDS encoding DUF7455 domain-containing protein: MTTAVADRTLNALDRCDRCGAQAYVRVVLESSGGELLFCGHHARAVEATLKPLSSDWHDETGKLHEKAAVEID, translated from the coding sequence ATGACAACAGCAGTGGCAGACCGCACACTCAACGCACTCGACCGGTGCGACCGTTGCGGAGCTCAGGCCTATGTCCGGGTTGTATTGGAGTCCTCCGGCGGTGAGCTGCTGTTCTGCGGCCACCACGCCCGTGCAGTGGAGGCAACGCTCAAGCCGTTGAGCTCCGACTGGCACGATGAGACGGGCAAGCTTCACGAGAAGGCAGCCGTAGAAATCGACTAG
- a CDS encoding DNA gyrase/topoisomerase IV subunit B yields MAPSSDYTARHLSVLEGLEAVRKRPGMYIGSTDSRGLMHCLWEIIDNSVDEALAGFGHDIKIILHADNSVEIHDDGRGIPIDKEPKTGLTGVEVVFTKLHAGGKFGGGSYTASGGLHGVGASVVNALSSRLDVEVDRGGKTYKMSFRRGEPGRFQDTGSKSDPAAPFTPFVDDSVLDIVGKAKRGVTGTRIRYWADRQIFTPDAKFSYDELAARARQTSFLVPGLKLTVRDERRIPGTPGEAGVHEEVFHHDGGISEFVEFLAADPAVTDVWRLHGSGKFKETVPVLDERGHSQLAEVERDCEVDVALRWGIGYESTVRSFVNIISTPKGGTHQSGFEQALVKTFRKAVESNARKLKAGNDKIEKDDIFAGLTAVLTVRLAEPQFEGQTKEILGTSAVRAIVAKVVEREISAKLSSANRNDKAQSALLLEKIVNEMKSRISARVHKETQRRKNALETSSMPTKLADCRTDDVDRSELFIVEGDSALGTAKLARSSDFQALLPIRGKILNVQKASVGDMLSNAECAALIQVVGAGSGRSFDLAAARYGKVILMTDADVDGAHIRTLLLTLFFRYMRPMIEEGRVFAAVPPLHRVEVINAGQKANEMIYTYSEAELHVLLARLAKEGKRYKEPIQRYKGLGEMDAEQLAETTMDPRHRTLRKVGIENAKQAEEIFDLLMGSDVSPRKDFIIAGAASLDRERIDA; encoded by the coding sequence GTGGCACCAAGCTCTGATTACACTGCCCGGCACCTCTCTGTGCTGGAGGGCCTGGAGGCCGTCCGCAAGCGCCCGGGCATGTACATCGGTTCCACCGACTCCCGCGGGCTCATGCACTGCCTCTGGGAAATCATCGACAACTCGGTGGACGAGGCCCTGGCAGGGTTCGGCCATGACATCAAGATCATCCTCCACGCAGACAACTCGGTGGAGATCCACGACGACGGCCGCGGCATCCCCATCGACAAGGAACCCAAGACCGGCCTCACAGGGGTGGAGGTGGTCTTCACCAAACTGCACGCCGGCGGTAAGTTCGGCGGCGGCTCCTACACGGCGTCGGGCGGCCTGCACGGCGTGGGCGCCTCCGTGGTGAACGCCCTGTCCTCCCGCCTGGACGTTGAAGTGGACCGCGGCGGCAAGACGTACAAAATGTCGTTCCGGCGCGGCGAGCCCGGCCGGTTCCAGGACACCGGTTCCAAATCTGACCCGGCAGCACCGTTCACCCCCTTTGTGGACGACTCGGTACTGGACATCGTGGGCAAGGCCAAGCGCGGGGTCACAGGAACGCGGATCCGCTACTGGGCTGACCGGCAGATCTTCACGCCGGACGCCAAGTTCTCCTACGACGAACTGGCTGCCCGTGCCCGGCAGACCTCCTTCCTGGTCCCCGGCCTCAAGCTGACCGTCAGGGATGAGCGCCGGATCCCGGGAACCCCGGGCGAGGCTGGAGTCCACGAGGAGGTCTTCCACCACGACGGCGGAATCTCCGAATTCGTCGAGTTCCTTGCCGCCGATCCCGCCGTCACCGACGTGTGGCGCCTGCACGGCTCGGGAAAGTTCAAGGAGACCGTTCCCGTCCTCGACGAACGGGGCCACAGCCAGCTGGCCGAGGTGGAGCGCGACTGCGAAGTGGATGTGGCGCTGCGCTGGGGCATCGGCTATGAGAGCACGGTACGGAGCTTCGTCAACATCATCTCCACCCCCAAAGGGGGAACTCACCAGTCGGGCTTTGAGCAGGCCCTGGTGAAGACCTTCCGCAAGGCAGTGGAAAGCAACGCCCGCAAGCTCAAGGCCGGCAACGACAAGATTGAAAAGGACGACATCTTTGCAGGCCTGACGGCCGTCCTGACGGTGCGGCTGGCAGAGCCGCAGTTCGAAGGCCAGACCAAGGAAATCCTCGGCACCTCGGCGGTCCGCGCCATTGTGGCCAAAGTGGTGGAGCGCGAGATCAGCGCCAAGCTCAGCTCGGCGAACAGGAACGACAAGGCGCAGTCCGCCCTCCTGCTGGAAAAGATCGTCAACGAGATGAAATCCCGCATCTCTGCCCGCGTGCACAAGGAGACCCAGCGGCGCAAGAACGCCCTGGAAACCTCCTCGATGCCCACCAAGCTGGCAGACTGCCGTACGGACGACGTCGACCGTTCAGAACTCTTCATCGTGGAAGGCGACTCAGCGCTCGGAACGGCCAAGCTCGCCCGGTCCTCCGACTTCCAGGCGCTGCTCCCCATCCGCGGCAAAATCCTCAACGTCCAGAAAGCCTCGGTGGGGGACATGCTCTCCAACGCCGAGTGCGCCGCCCTGATCCAGGTGGTGGGCGCCGGTTCCGGCCGCAGCTTCGACCTGGCAGCCGCCCGCTACGGCAAGGTCATCCTCATGACGGATGCCGATGTGGACGGCGCGCACATCCGTACCCTGCTGCTGACCCTTTTCTTCCGCTACATGAGGCCCATGATCGAGGAAGGCCGCGTTTTTGCTGCCGTCCCGCCGCTGCACCGGGTGGAAGTCATCAACGCGGGCCAGAAAGCCAACGAGATGATCTACACGTACTCCGAGGCGGAGCTGCACGTGCTGCTCGCGCGGCTGGCCAAGGAGGGCAAGCGGTACAAGGAACCCATCCAGCGCTACAAGGGGCTGGGTGAGATGGATGCCGAGCAGTTGGCAGAGACCACCATGGATCCCCGTCACCGCACCCTGCGGAAGGTGGGGATCGAAAACGCCAAGCAGGCCGAGGAAATTTTCGACCTGCTGATGGGATCCGATGTGTCGCCGCGCAAGGACTTCATTATTGCCGGCGCCGCCAGCCTGGACCGGGAGCGCATCGACGCCTGA
- a CDS encoding M56 family metallopeptidase — protein MFWASYLLAVLAIVLAWPVPILLSRAQWPARAPFTAMLLWQAIALAGGLSMIGAMLVYGLEPIGDNLIAGVRALAGMVLFNAPTTALGFWHIFALSAAALLTAHLVFTLLLTYYKIERQRRRHRELLALLASPSAEGAGTLVISHDSPVAYCLPGGARSVTVLSDGLMAALEPDELRAVLSHENAHLSQRHHLLLWAFAAWRQALPWLPTTRLAQEAVNSLIEMLADDVALKTESKATLIKAIAIVASGSAGTTGAELRPATSALALSALDPAAGAAGSDSARTTASRVSRLLSPQPELPSPVRTLVLAGCVLLLALPTALLVVPGLLG, from the coding sequence ATGTTCTGGGCCTCATACCTGCTGGCGGTCCTTGCGATAGTCCTGGCGTGGCCAGTGCCTATCCTGCTCTCGCGGGCGCAGTGGCCCGCCCGCGCGCCGTTTACGGCCATGCTGCTGTGGCAGGCCATCGCACTGGCAGGCGGGCTCTCGATGATCGGCGCCATGCTGGTCTATGGGCTGGAACCGATCGGTGACAACCTGATTGCAGGGGTCCGGGCGTTGGCCGGGATGGTCCTGTTCAACGCGCCCACCACAGCCCTGGGATTCTGGCACATCTTTGCCCTGTCTGCGGCCGCGCTGCTCACCGCCCACCTGGTGTTCACGCTGCTGCTGACCTACTACAAGATTGAGCGGCAGCGGCGGCGGCACCGTGAACTGCTGGCGCTGCTGGCGTCGCCGTCGGCGGAGGGAGCCGGGACCCTGGTCATCAGCCACGACTCCCCCGTGGCCTACTGCCTTCCGGGAGGGGCGCGTTCGGTAACCGTGCTCTCCGACGGCCTGATGGCGGCGCTTGAGCCGGATGAGCTCCGCGCGGTCCTGAGCCACGAGAACGCGCACCTGAGCCAGCGCCACCATCTGCTGCTGTGGGCCTTCGCCGCGTGGCGGCAGGCGCTGCCGTGGCTTCCCACCACGCGGCTGGCGCAGGAGGCCGTGAACTCCCTGATCGAAATGCTCGCAGACGATGTTGCGCTCAAGACCGAAAGCAAAGCCACGCTCATCAAGGCGATCGCCATCGTGGCCAGCGGCTCCGCAGGGACTACCGGGGCAGAACTCCGGCCGGCTACTTCCGCCCTGGCGCTGTCCGCGCTGGACCCCGCCGCCGGCGCCGCCGGGTCTGACTCTGCCCGCACCACCGCCTCAAGGGTAAGCCGGCTGCTCTCGCCCCAGCCCGAACTCCCATCCCCCGTCCGCACCCTTGTCCTGGCCGGTTGCGTGCTGCTGCTGGCGCTGCCCACAGCCCTGCTGGTGGTGCCGGGCCTGCTTGGCTGA
- a CDS encoding BlaI/MecI/CopY family transcriptional regulator, with the protein MASLGELERAVMDLLWAGQEAATANTLRDRLAQTSAGQGGAAGHEGKELAVTTVLTVLSRLEKKGLVERERGTRPHRYQAVSSREDHTAELMHEVLGSAPDREAVLARFIGSVSEGEAETLRKLLGHL; encoded by the coding sequence ATGGCTAGTCTTGGTGAACTGGAACGGGCAGTCATGGACCTGCTCTGGGCGGGCCAGGAAGCAGCCACCGCCAATACCCTCCGGGACCGACTGGCGCAGACCTCGGCAGGCCAGGGTGGCGCGGCCGGCCATGAAGGCAAGGAACTTGCCGTCACCACCGTGCTCACCGTGCTGTCCCGGCTGGAGAAGAAGGGCCTGGTTGAGCGCGAACGCGGCACCCGCCCGCACCGCTACCAGGCTGTATCCAGCCGCGAGGACCACACGGCCGAACTGATGCATGAAGTACTGGGGTCAGCCCCTGACCGCGAAGCAGTGCTGGCACGCTTCATTGGCTCCGTTTCCGAAGGTGAAGCCGAGACGCTGCGCAAACTGCTTGGCCACCTCTAG
- a CDS encoding cytochrome ubiquinol oxidase subunit I, giving the protein MMVPLTIGLGLVVAVMQTAWHRTGKTEYLRMTKFWGKLFLINFIMGVATGIVQEFQFGMAWSEYSRFVGDVFGAPLALEALLAFFVESTFLGLWIFGWKQLKPAIHLACLWIAVVGSVFSAYFIIVANSWMQHPVGVEMIDGRPVMTDAWAVFTNNTALVAVPHTLFGALAVAGGFLLGIAWYHLWRRRRDGVDTVGADGRVIPGEAADIPGRDRDDHKVWLRSLRIGAVVAMISFAGTALTGDLQGKLMFEQQPMKMAAAEAACHDGTGFSVLSIGNLGSQNCDDIVALIEVPGILSYLAKGDFTTEVQGVNSLLPEYQEKYGTHLPDNPIYGERAGQEIDYLPVMEVTYWGFRMMIGFGGLAALAALVALWITRKGTVPESPWLMRLAVFGILAPFGANAAGWIFTEMGRQPFVVAPNPDPNGIDQVFMFTAAAVSPGVSAGELLASLVTLTAVYAVLLVVEVKLLVKYIRGGVVSAMPELVHAPVDENEDATPGPGGQGGTKAADDVLAFAY; this is encoded by the coding sequence ATGATGGTCCCGCTGACCATCGGACTGGGACTGGTGGTGGCGGTGATGCAGACGGCCTGGCACCGTACCGGCAAAACCGAATACCTCCGCATGACCAAGTTCTGGGGCAAGCTCTTCCTCATCAACTTCATCATGGGCGTGGCCACCGGCATCGTGCAGGAATTCCAGTTCGGCATGGCCTGGAGCGAGTACAGCCGGTTCGTCGGAGACGTCTTCGGCGCACCGCTGGCCCTGGAAGCGCTGCTGGCCTTTTTCGTGGAGTCCACGTTCCTGGGGCTGTGGATCTTTGGCTGGAAGCAGCTCAAGCCTGCCATCCACCTCGCCTGCCTCTGGATCGCCGTCGTTGGCTCCGTGTTCTCCGCCTACTTCATCATCGTGGCCAACAGCTGGATGCAGCACCCCGTGGGCGTGGAGATGATCGACGGCCGCCCCGTGATGACCGACGCCTGGGCCGTCTTCACCAACAACACCGCACTCGTAGCGGTGCCCCACACCCTGTTCGGCGCCCTGGCGGTGGCCGGCGGCTTCCTGCTCGGCATCGCCTGGTACCACCTGTGGCGGAGGCGGCGCGACGGCGTCGATACCGTCGGTGCCGATGGCAGGGTGATTCCCGGGGAAGCAGCAGACATTCCCGGCCGCGACCGCGACGACCACAAGGTCTGGCTGCGGTCCCTGCGCATCGGAGCCGTAGTTGCCATGATCTCCTTCGCCGGCACCGCCCTCACGGGCGACCTCCAGGGCAAGCTGATGTTTGAGCAGCAGCCCATGAAAATGGCCGCGGCAGAAGCGGCCTGCCACGACGGTACCGGCTTCTCCGTCCTGAGCATTGGCAACCTCGGTTCGCAAAACTGCGACGACATCGTGGCACTGATCGAAGTCCCCGGCATCCTCTCCTACCTGGCCAAGGGCGACTTCACCACCGAAGTCCAGGGCGTCAACAGCCTCCTGCCCGAATACCAGGAGAAGTACGGCACCCACCTGCCGGACAACCCGATCTACGGCGAGCGCGCCGGCCAGGAAATCGACTACCTGCCGGTCATGGAGGTCACCTACTGGGGCTTCCGGATGATGATCGGCTTCGGCGGCCTTGCCGCACTGGCAGCGCTGGTGGCCCTGTGGATCACCAGGAAGGGCACCGTCCCCGAATCCCCGTGGCTCATGCGGCTGGCAGTCTTCGGCATCCTCGCCCCGTTCGGAGCCAACGCCGCCGGCTGGATCTTCACCGAGATGGGACGCCAGCCGTTCGTGGTGGCACCCAACCCCGACCCGAACGGCATCGACCAGGTCTTTATGTTCACCGCCGCCGCCGTCTCACCGGGCGTTTCCGCCGGGGAGCTCCTCGCCTCGCTGGTCACGCTGACCGCTGTCTACGCAGTCCTCCTGGTTGTCGAGGTCAAGCTGCTGGTCAAGTACATCCGCGGCGGAGTGGTGTCCGCCATGCCGGAACTGGTCCACGCGCCTGTGGACGAAAACGAGGATGCCACCCCTGGCCCCGGTGGACAGGGCGGCACAAAAGCTGCCGACGACGTCCTGGCCTTCGCCTACTAA
- the cydB gene encoding cytochrome d ubiquinol oxidase subunit II, with the protein MELLPTIWFIAIAVLWTGYLFLEGFDLGVGMLMRIFARNNTERRVLLNTIGPVWDGNEVWLLTAGGATFAAFPLWYASLFSALYLPLLVVLVALIFRAVAFEYRGKVDTDQWRARWDWAIALGSFFAAFGVGAALALTTTGLPLNANGDREGGPLAWFSGYAVLGGLAVVGFSLVHALAFLALKTDGEVRYRARRWFVRLLPVLLLPIAAWALSVQFLDGTPWTWVLVLLAVAAAAAAWILGRKGAEGRAFLALGAFLLLGTASIFGAVFPVVLPSTLDPAFDLTISNASSSDYTLGLMSVVAAFGLPLVIAYQAWTYWVFRARVSSAHIPEAHSFLPAIAAKALTNKG; encoded by the coding sequence ATGGAACTGCTGCCAACCATCTGGTTCATCGCCATCGCCGTGCTGTGGACCGGGTACCTCTTCCTGGAGGGCTTCGACCTGGGCGTCGGAATGCTCATGAGGATATTCGCCCGCAACAACACCGAACGCAGGGTGCTGCTTAACACCATCGGCCCGGTCTGGGACGGCAACGAGGTGTGGCTCCTGACCGCCGGCGGCGCCACCTTTGCCGCCTTTCCCCTTTGGTACGCCTCCCTGTTTTCGGCCCTTTACCTCCCACTGCTGGTGGTGCTGGTGGCACTGATCTTCCGTGCCGTTGCCTTTGAATACCGCGGCAAGGTGGACACCGACCAGTGGCGTGCGCGCTGGGACTGGGCCATTGCCCTGGGGTCCTTCTTCGCCGCGTTCGGGGTGGGCGCGGCACTGGCGCTCACCACCACCGGACTTCCCCTGAACGCCAACGGCGACCGTGAGGGTGGCCCGCTGGCGTGGTTCAGCGGCTACGCGGTGCTTGGCGGACTGGCGGTGGTGGGCTTCTCCCTGGTGCATGCCCTCGCGTTCCTGGCGCTGAAAACCGACGGCGAGGTCCGGTACCGCGCGCGCCGCTGGTTCGTCAGGCTGCTGCCGGTCCTGCTGCTGCCCATCGCCGCATGGGCCCTCAGCGTTCAGTTCCTGGATGGTACGCCGTGGACCTGGGTTCTTGTCCTCCTGGCCGTTGCCGCTGCGGCCGCCGCCTGGATACTGGGCCGCAAGGGCGCTGAGGGGCGCGCGTTCCTGGCTCTGGGTGCGTTTCTGCTGCTCGGCACGGCGTCCATCTTCGGTGCGGTCTTCCCCGTGGTGCTGCCCTCCACCCTTGATCCCGCCTTTGACCTGACCATTTCCAATGCTTCATCCTCGGACTACACTCTGGGCCTGATGAGTGTTGTGGCCGCGTTCGGCCTGCCCCTGGTGATCGCCTACCAGGCCTGGACCTATTGGGTCTTCCGGGCGCGGGTCAGCTCAGCACACATCCCGGAGGCGCACAGCTTCCTGCCGGCCATTGCCGCCAAGGCCCTCACCAACAAAGGCTGA